A genome region from Eremothecium gossypii ATCC 10895 chromosome VII, complete sequence includes the following:
- the CFT2 gene encoding cleavage polyadenylation factor subunit CFT2 (Syntenic homolog of Saccharomyces cerevisiae YLR115W (CFT2)) has product MTYTFTYCKDESGSTTGTILSFDNCTLLIDPGWSGGCSYDECMAYWKEWIPQVDIILLSQPIQECIGAYAALFFDYISHFNSRIQVYSTLPVANLGRVATVDLYASLGIIGPFDTNRIDIEDIDTAFDHLNTVKYSQLVDLKSRFDGLSLVAYSSGFAPGGTIWCANTYSEKVLYAPRWNHTRDTILNSADLLDKGGKPSTALMRPSAVIMSAAHVGPSTPYRKRSQKFKEVIKKALSANTSVILPSAIGGKFLELFVLVHDILHENKKSGLQADAPVLLLSYSRGRTLTYARSMLEWLSSQLVKTWESRDNKSPFDLGNRLKIVNVNDLANYPGTKICFISQVETLINDALSKVCTKEKAMLVLTEKPTYYSHTIAILAKAYAKWERALNSNNLNAVEGNPIAYSESLSLQFSKTKPLTGSDLEEFKERIEARRKERAELLSSFQSNDNPAGASAFTAIEDDDDEEEDVLRPHGAGALSTKVEIPTDLIIQPNALPKHKMFPFQPGKVAHDDYGELVDFERFLPQSAPSSAKRGATNEEDEESYDPHDFEDIRRNGSGGKRRRREQDALQRQMNQDNLSYLDTLTKPQHRTSNTQKVVIRCTMAFVDLAGLVDERSMSIIWPALKPRKMVLLPSDAASVSPVAQQLQKKGLDVIEPELNKSLVINTSLRSLDIFIDAEMDQMLNWQRISEVYTVAHVVGRLTKEKDTKVSHRDKWVLKPLPNASARMQTTDSLRIGDVRLAELKRKLTAASHVAEFRGEGTLVVDGRVIVRKISESETVVDGTPSDLFYKVKSAVADMLAKV; this is encoded by the coding sequence ATGACTTATACCTTCACTTACTGCAAGGATGAGTCTGGGTCAACGACAGGTACGATCTTGTCGTTTGATAACTGCACCCTGTTGATAGATCCGGGATGGTCGGGCGGATGCAGCTACGATGAATGTATGGCATACTGGAAAGAATGGATACCACAGGTGGATATAATTTTGCTGTCCCAGCCAATACAAGAATGCATAGGTGCCTATGCTGCGCTGTTCTTCGACTACATATCCCACTTTAATTCGAGAATTCAGGTCTACTCAACGTTGCCGGTCGCCAATCTGGGTCGCGTGGCCACGGTGGATTTGTATGCCAGTCTGGGTATCATTGGTCCGTTCGACACGAATCGAATTGACATTGAGGACATAGATACTGCTTTTGACCACCTGAATACGGTGAAGTACTCACAGCTAGTGGACCTGAAATCTCGCTTTGATGGGTTGAGCCTTGTGGCATATAGCTCAGGGTTTGCGCCGGGCGGGACAATATGGTGTGCAAATACCTATTCAGAGAAGGTTTTGTACGCCCCTCGTTGGAACCACACGCGGGACACAATCCTGAACAGTGCCGACCTTCTGGACAAAGGTGGAAAACCGTCCACCGCGCTGATGCGCCCCTCTGCAGTGATAATGTCTGCCGCGCATGTTGGCCCATCAACACCATACCGCAAGCGATCACAGAAATTCAAGGAGGTCATAAAGAAGGCACTCTCTGCAAATACGTCCGTCATTCTCCCGAGTGCCATTGGCGGAAAGTTTCTGGAGCTCTTCGTGCTTGTGCACGATATACTACATGAGAATAAAAAGTCCGGCCTCCAGGCAGATGCTCCAGTGCTGCTTCTGTCATACTCGCGGGGTCGTACGCTCACATATGCCAGAAGTATGCTGGAGTGGCTGTCTTCTCAGCTGGTAAAGACCTGGGAATCGAGAGACAATAAATCTCCCTTTGACCTTGGGAACCGTTTGAAGATAGTGAATGTCAATGACCTTGCCAATTACCCAGGCACGAAGATATGTTTTATCTCGCAGGTGGAGACTCTCATAAACGATGCATTGAGTAAGGTGTGCACCAAGGAAAAAGCTATGCTAGTCCTAACAGAAAAACCTACTTACTACTCCCACACAATCGCAATCTTGGCCAAGGCGTATGCTAAGTGGGAACGCGCTCTAAATTCTAATAACCTAAATGCGGTAGAAGGAAACCCAATTGCTTATTCCGAATCACTTTCGTTGCAATTCAGCAAGACGAAGCCGCTAACTGGATCCGATCTTGAGGAGTTCAAAGAGCGGATTGAGGCTCGTCGCAAGGAGAGGGCTGAACTGCTATCGTCTTTCCAGTCTAATGATAACCCTGCCGGGGCTTCTGCGTTCACCGCTATTGAAGACGATGACGATGAGGAGGAAGATGTTCTTCGGCCACACGGTGCTGGTGCTCTCTCGACAAAAGTCGAAATCCCGACTGATCTCATTATCCAGCCGAATGCGCTCCCGAAGCATAAAATGTTCCCCTTCCAACCGGGAAAGGTGGCACACGATGACTACGGCGAACTTGTAGACTTTGAGCGGTTCCTACCCCAGAGCGCTCCATCATCAGCAAAGCGGGGTGCTACTAATGAAGAAGACGAAGAAAGCTACGATCCGCATGACTTTGAGGATATCCGCAGAAATGGCAGCGGCGGGAAGCGTAGACGGAGAGAACAAGACGCATTGCAGCGCCAAATGAACCAAGATAACCTTTCCTACCTAGACACATTGACTAAGCCGCAGCACCGCACCTCCAACACCCAGAAAGTTGTCATCCGCTGCACGATGGCCTTTGTCGATCTCGCCGGTCTCGTCGACGAAAGATCCATGTCCATCATCTGGCCCGCCCTCAAACCGAGAAAGATGGTCCTCCTTCCGTCAGACGCTGCATCCGTTTCTCCAGTcgcccagcagctccagaAGAAAGGCCTGGACGTTATCGAACCAGAGCTCAACAAATCCCTAGTTATTAATACCTCGCTCCGGTCCCTGGACATTTTCATAGACGCTGAGATGGACCAGATGCTCAACTGGCAGCGCATCAGCGAGGTCTACACCGTTGCCCATGTCGTGGGACGACTTACGAAGGAGAAGGACACCAAGGTCAGCCACAGAGACAAATGGGTGCTCAAGCCACTCCCTAATGCCAGCGCCCGAATGCAGACGACTGACTCGCTGCGCATAGGAGATGTCAGATTGGCGGAACTCAAGCGAAAGTTGACCGCTGCCTCTCACGTTGCAGAATTCAGAGGCGAGGGTACCTTGGTCGTCGATGGCCGGGTCATCGTCAGAAAGATCAGCGAGAGCGAAACAGTGGTGGACGGTACGCCCTCCGACCTGTTCTACAAGGTCAAATCGGCAGTAGCAGACATGCTGGCAAAGGTGTGA